In Halorientalis sp. LT38, a genomic segment contains:
- a CDS encoding lysylphosphatidylglycerol synthase transmembrane domain-containing protein translates to MDGERGATVLGFAVAIVVLGALFWAAGIDEVLAALGSATLSLTALVIPVALVWLTAWGMALHTVLGALETPVGAPTAVLVFASAMFANNVTPFGQAGGEPLSALLISEAADTEYETGLAAIASVDALHFLPSIGLATVGLAFFGVQTVSLGRNLLLAAGAVATLAVVVPVAAVLGWRYRYGLESAVVSVLTPVIRTVGRVLPRREPLDPAVIETRIEGFFGAIDRVAASRQTILLALGFSLAGWITLAGSLWLSVYALGITIPFAAALVVIPVGSIAGVTPLPGGLGGIEVAFVALLISTTGIPAATASAAVVIHRAATYWLPTLLGGGTAAALWARRSAQRRAG, encoded by the coding sequence ATGGACGGGGAGCGAGGCGCGACGGTACTGGGCTTTGCCGTCGCAATCGTCGTCCTCGGAGCGCTGTTCTGGGCCGCCGGGATCGACGAGGTGCTGGCGGCGCTCGGATCCGCGACGCTCTCCCTCACCGCCCTCGTGATCCCCGTGGCCCTCGTCTGGCTCACGGCCTGGGGCATGGCGCTGCACACGGTGCTCGGCGCGCTCGAGACGCCAGTCGGGGCCCCGACGGCCGTCCTGGTGTTCGCCTCGGCGATGTTCGCCAACAACGTCACGCCGTTCGGACAGGCCGGCGGCGAGCCGCTGTCGGCCCTGTTGATCTCCGAGGCCGCCGACACCGAGTACGAGACGGGCCTGGCCGCCATCGCGTCGGTCGACGCGTTGCACTTCCTGCCCTCGATCGGCCTGGCGACGGTCGGGCTGGCCTTCTTCGGCGTCCAGACCGTGTCGCTCGGGCGGAACCTGCTGCTGGCGGCCGGTGCCGTCGCGACGCTCGCCGTGGTCGTCCCGGTGGCGGCCGTCCTCGGCTGGCGGTACCGGTACGGGCTCGAATCGGCCGTCGTCAGCGTTCTCACACCGGTGATCCGCACCGTCGGGCGCGTGTTGCCGCGGCGGGAGCCGCTCGATCCCGCGGTGATCGAGACGCGCATCGAGGGCTTTTTCGGTGCGATCGACCGCGTGGCCGCCAGCCGACAGACGATCCTGCTGGCGCTGGGGTTCTCGCTCGCTGGCTGGATTACCCTTGCCGGGTCGCTGTGGCTGTCGGTGTACGCGCTCGGGATCACGATCCCCTTCGCGGCCGCGCTGGTCGTGATCCCGGTCGGGTCGATCGCAGGCGTGACGCCGCTGCCGGGCGGGCTCGGTGGGATCGAGGTCGCCTTCGTCGCGCTGTTGATCTCGACGACGGGGATCCCCGCGGCGACGGCGAGCGCCGCGGTGGTGATCCACCGGGCGGCGACCTATTGGCTGCCGACGCTGCTCGGGGGCGGGACGGCGGCGGCGCTCTGGGCCCGTCGGAGTGCCCAGCGCCGCGCCGGGTGA
- the thiL gene encoding thiamine-phosphate kinase, whose product MDESAALSMLAEALPTAGDDAAVVGEQVLTTDMLHETTDFPDGTTRYTAGWRAVAASLSDVAAMGAEATAAVAVYAAPAFDAEELTAFVDGARDVCGYVEAEYVGGDLDSHQEFTVATTALGRTSDPVRRSGARPGDAVCVTGTLGRSAAAIRLFRRGDHEWANDLFRFTPRVVPGLAISASATAMIDSSDGLSRSLHQVAEASDCGFAVETPLPIDEAVDEVAEDAADRRELGVFFGEDFELVFTAPPEALPGLRDVCDVSITEIGTVTDDEGTVTLDGAPLPDRGYTHGE is encoded by the coding sequence ATGGACGAATCGGCGGCGCTCTCGATGCTCGCCGAAGCCCTCCCGACCGCGGGCGACGACGCGGCCGTCGTCGGCGAGCAGGTCCTCACCACGGACATGCTCCACGAGACCACCGACTTCCCCGACGGCACGACCAGGTACACCGCCGGCTGGCGCGCCGTCGCCGCGTCGCTGTCCGACGTGGCCGCGATGGGCGCCGAGGCGACCGCCGCCGTCGCCGTCTACGCCGCCCCCGCCTTCGACGCCGAGGAGCTGACCGCCTTCGTCGACGGTGCGCGCGACGTCTGCGGCTACGTCGAGGCCGAGTACGTCGGCGGCGACCTCGACAGCCACCAGGAGTTCACCGTCGCCACCACCGCCCTCGGCCGGACGAGCGACCCCGTCCGCCGCTCCGGGGCCCGGCCTGGCGACGCCGTCTGCGTGACCGGAACCCTCGGCCGCAGCGCCGCCGCGATCCGCCTGTTCCGCCGCGGTGATCACGAGTGGGCCAACGACCTCTTCCGGTTCACCCCTCGCGTCGTCCCCGGCCTGGCCATCTCCGCCAGCGCTACGGCGATGATCGACTCCAGCGACGGGCTGTCGCGCTCGCTCCACCAGGTGGCCGAGGCGAGCGACTGCGGGTTCGCCGTCGAGACACCGCTCCCGATCGACGAGGCCGTCGACGAGGTGGCCGAGGACGCCGCCGACCGCCGCGAACTCGGCGTCTTCTTCGGCGAGGACTTCGAACTCGTCTTCACCGCCCCGCCGGAGGCGCTGCCGGGGCTCCGGGACGTGTGTGACGTGTCGATAACGGAGATCGGGACCGTGACCGACGACGAGGGGACGGTCACGCTCGACGGCGCGCCGCTGCCGGATCGCGGGTACACGCACGGGGAGTGA
- a CDS encoding winged helix-turn-helix domain-containing protein translates to MSSQETEDSGKPGLAELRDEYPSGWRVLTQHDSVGYMVDALMDAPDYHFSKSKLAEKAGVSRQSVHTHLDLLLRLDIVETVDDTSPEKYRLNSEDELVRELHRLNGLVNEKLDPAQGWTDGPESSGS, encoded by the coding sequence ATGTCGAGTCAGGAGACCGAGGATAGCGGAAAGCCGGGACTGGCGGAACTCCGGGACGAGTACCCGAGCGGGTGGCGCGTCCTCACCCAGCACGACAGCGTCGGCTACATGGTCGACGCGCTAATGGACGCCCCCGACTATCACTTCAGCAAGTCGAAGCTGGCGGAAAAGGCCGGCGTGAGTCGCCAGTCCGTACACACGCATCTCGACCTGCTTCTCCGTCTGGATATCGTCGAGACAGTCGACGACACGTCCCCCGAGAAGTACAGACTCAACTCTGAGGACGAACTCGTCAGAGAACTTCACCGGCTGAACGGACTGGTCAACGAGAAGCTCGACCCCGCGCAGGGATGGACGGACGGGCCCGAATCGTCTGGAAGTTAG
- a CDS encoding ribosome biogenesis/translation initiation ATPase RLI translates to MAEDSIAVVDLDRCQPDRCNYECANFCPPNRTGKECIVTRDERYEDADMYEGGPDQISISEEICLGESCGICVEKCPFDAIEIINLPQELDEEPVHRYGENAFALYGLPAPEEGQVTGILGPNGIGKTTAVHILADEMMPNLGEFNTDPDWDRVLEEYRGTELQDYLEELRDGDVTVARKPQYVDQIPDQFDGKTRELLERTDERGALDDLVERFGIEAVLDQDIDSISGGELQRVAMTATLARDADFYFLDEITPYLDIGQRVTAARIVRELAEEENRSMLVVEHDLAILDLLADNVHLAYGSPGAFGIITPPKSVRNGINEYLSGYLENENMRIRQEEIEFEEHAPRTVTSGEVVATYPDLTKSYGDGEFGLDVAGGQIHEGEVLGVVGPNGIGKSTFAQLLAGRLDPDEGEVDADLDISYKPQYIEIDQHMRVDAFLRSITDDFGSSYWQTEIAQPLQLERVMEQNLTDLSGGERQRVAIAACLSKDADLYLLDEPSAHLDVEQRVLATDAIRRYTEIHDATALVIDHDIYMIDLLADRLLVFDGEPAEYGHASPPKGMREGMNEFLANLDVTFRRDERTSRPRVNKPGSQLDRQQKSDGEYYYTD, encoded by the coding sequence ATGGCCGAAGACAGCATCGCCGTCGTCGACCTCGACAGGTGCCAGCCCGACCGCTGCAACTACGAGTGCGCGAACTTCTGCCCGCCCAACCGGACGGGCAAGGAGTGCATCGTCACCCGCGACGAGCGCTACGAGGACGCCGACATGTACGAGGGCGGCCCCGATCAGATCTCCATCAGCGAGGAGATCTGTCTGGGCGAATCCTGTGGTATCTGCGTCGAGAAGTGCCCCTTCGACGCCATCGAGATCATCAACCTGCCCCAGGAACTCGACGAAGAACCGGTCCACCGCTACGGCGAGAACGCCTTCGCCCTCTACGGACTGCCCGCCCCAGAGGAGGGGCAGGTGACCGGCATCCTTGGCCCCAACGGCATCGGGAAGACCACCGCCGTTCACATCCTCGCCGACGAGATGATGCCCAACCTCGGGGAGTTCAACACCGACCCCGACTGGGACCGCGTCCTCGAGGAGTACCGCGGGACCGAACTCCAGGACTACCTCGAAGAACTCCGCGACGGCGACGTGACCGTCGCGCGCAAGCCCCAGTACGTCGACCAGATCCCCGACCAGTTCGACGGAAAGACCCGAGAACTGCTCGAGCGGACCGACGAACGCGGGGCGCTGGACGACCTCGTCGAGCGGTTCGGGATCGAAGCGGTCCTCGATCAGGACATCGACTCCATCTCCGGCGGCGAACTCCAGCGCGTGGCCATGACCGCCACGCTGGCCCGCGACGCCGACTTCTACTTCCTCGACGAGATCACGCCCTACCTCGACATCGGCCAGCGCGTGACGGCGGCACGGATCGTCCGGGAACTCGCCGAGGAGGAGAATCGTTCGATGCTCGTCGTCGAGCACGACCTCGCCATCCTCGATCTCCTGGCGGACAACGTCCACCTGGCCTACGGGAGCCCGGGCGCCTTCGGGATCATCACGCCCCCGAAGTCCGTGCGCAACGGGATCAACGAGTACCTCTCTGGCTACCTGGAGAACGAGAACATGCGCATCCGCCAGGAGGAGATCGAGTTCGAGGAACACGCGCCCCGCACGGTGACGAGCGGCGAGGTGGTGGCGACCTACCCCGACCTCACGAAGTCCTACGGCGACGGCGAGTTCGGCCTCGACGTCGCGGGCGGCCAGATCCACGAGGGCGAGGTGCTGGGCGTCGTCGGCCCGAACGGGATCGGGAAGTCGACGTTCGCGCAGTTGCTCGCCGGCCGCCTGGATCCGGACGAGGGCGAGGTCGACGCCGACCTCGATATCTCCTACAAACCGCAGTACATCGAGATCGACCAGCACATGCGGGTCGACGCCTTCCTCCGGTCGATCACCGACGACTTCGGGTCGTCCTACTGGCAGACCGAGATCGCCCAGCCCCTCCAGTTAGAGCGGGTGATGGAGCAGAACCTCACCGACCTCTCGGGCGGGGAGCGCCAGCGGGTCGCCATCGCGGCCTGCCTCTCGAAGGACGCCGACCTCTACCTGCTGGACGAGCCGTCGGCCCACCTCGACGTCGAACAGCGCGTGCTGGCGACCGACGCCATCCGCCGCTACACCGAGATCCACGACGCCACGGCGCTGGTGATCGACCACGACATCTACATGATCGACCTGCTGGCCGACCGCCTGCTCGTCTTCGACGGCGAACCCGCCGAGTACGGGCACGCCTCCCCACCCAAGGGGATGCGCGAGGGGATGAACGAGTTCCTCGCAAACCTCGACGTCACCTTCCGCCGCGACGAGCGGACCAGTCGCCCGCGGGTCAACAAGCCCGGCAGTCAGCTCGACCGCCAGCAGAAATCCGACGGCGAGTACTACTACACCGACTGA
- a CDS encoding helix-turn-helix domain-containing protein codes for MAESDGETLADLPPSAKLVYKVLEYNGPLTQKGIVEESMLSARTVRYALERLEEVGAVDEDVYFADARQNLYEIVDDAEEQAAESTESAVSD; via the coding sequence ATGGCAGAATCCGATGGGGAGACTCTGGCGGACCTTCCGCCGAGCGCGAAGCTCGTGTACAAGGTGCTGGAGTACAACGGGCCGCTCACCCAGAAGGGGATCGTGGAGGAGTCGATGTTGTCCGCGCGGACCGTCCGGTACGCCCTGGAACGCCTCGAAGAGGTCGGTGCCGTCGACGAAGACGTCTACTTCGCCGACGCCCGGCAGAACCTCTACGAGATCGTCGACGATGCCGAGGAACAGGCCGCCGAAAGCACCGAATCGGCCGTCTCCGATTAG
- a CDS encoding glycine zipper 2TM domain-containing protein, producing the protein MGRIKRALSRARYAAMGGAVGGAVGGLFSRNAASTGAAMGALIGATLGEKRPGVEAAVERVTERTERATAEQ; encoded by the coding sequence ATGGGACGCATCAAGCGCGCGCTGAGTCGTGCACGGTACGCAGCAATGGGCGGCGCGGTCGGCGGGGCGGTCGGCGGCCTGTTCAGTCGCAACGCAGCGAGTACGGGGGCGGCGATGGGTGCGCTGATCGGGGCGACGCTCGGCGAGAAGCGACCGGGCGTCGAGGCGGCCGTCGAGCGCGTCACAGAGAGAACAGAGCGGGCGACGGCCGAGCAGTAG
- a CDS encoding FxLYD domain-containing protein — protein sequence MKRRALLTAAGVVLTGGIAGCSEEREYEPGSGDGSNGGDGGNGSEPIPTPEATPEDRPPAESLTILEHSVVRTEEGTDWETLSVEGRVRNDSDRQFGYAEIRVRFYNADGDLLDSMIDNVNDLDPGQVWQFSVPFLGWGAEAQAVDDYDIAVGTTF from the coding sequence ATGAAACGACGTGCCTTGCTGACGGCGGCAGGAGTGGTGCTCACCGGGGGCATCGCCGGTTGCTCGGAAGAGCGCGAGTACGAACCCGGATCCGGTGACGGGTCGAACGGTGGCGACGGCGGGAACGGATCCGAGCCGATTCCGACCCCGGAGGCGACGCCGGAAGATCGGCCACCGGCCGAGTCGCTCACGATTCTGGAGCACTCGGTCGTGCGCACCGAAGAGGGGACCGACTGGGAGACGCTGTCGGTCGAGGGACGTGTGCGAAACGACAGCGACCGACAGTTCGGCTACGCCGAGATCCGCGTCCGGTTCTACAACGCCGACGGCGATCTGCTCGACTCGATGATCGACAACGTCAACGACCTCGACCCCGGCCAGGTGTGGCAGTTCTCGGTCCCCTTCCTCGGGTGGGGCGCGGAGGCGCAGGCGGTCGACGACTACGACATCGCGGTCGGGACGACGTTCTAG